The following coding sequences lie in one Nocardioides sambongensis genomic window:
- a CDS encoding GntT/GntP/DsdX family permease — protein sequence MDTQSTGYLVSVAAISVAALLILIIKVKLQPFIALLLTAIAVGFATGFAGEELIELIVDRMGGALGQIAIVIGLGSIFGEVLRQAGAAEKLASTIIDRFSERTLSFGLGLAGFLVSIAVFIDVAIVILVPMLYPIARRTGKSLLFYAIPLCAGLSVTHTFIPPTPGPIATASILGVDLGWMILFGVIAGLPAMIIAGPVFGRWISKRLHVVPPASDAPEMDASKLPSLTAVIATLLLPLVLILSSTTADLTLAEGSNIRSVLMFIGHPVIALMITTLFTLWYFGTRRGFSAQELQDLSTKALAPAGVIILITGAGGVFGGVLVAAGVGDVIAEQMSAWSIPLILFGFLIALLMRIAQGSGTVAMITGATFTAPVAENLGASQPLLALTAISIASGAAAASHVNDTGFWMANRYLGMSVADTLKSWTVMKTIVGVVGVSMCLLMSLFV from the coding sequence ATGGACACCCAGAGCACCGGCTACCTGGTCAGCGTGGCGGCGATCTCCGTCGCCGCACTGCTGATCCTGATCATCAAGGTCAAGCTGCAACCCTTCATCGCCCTGCTGCTCACGGCGATCGCCGTCGGGTTCGCCACCGGGTTCGCCGGCGAGGAGCTCATCGAGCTGATCGTCGATCGGATGGGAGGGGCGCTCGGACAGATCGCGATCGTGATCGGTCTCGGGTCGATCTTCGGAGAGGTCCTCCGGCAGGCCGGGGCCGCAGAGAAGCTCGCATCCACGATCATCGACCGGTTCTCCGAGCGGACCCTCTCCTTCGGCCTCGGCCTGGCCGGCTTTCTGGTCTCGATCGCCGTCTTCATCGACGTGGCGATCGTGATCCTGGTGCCGATGCTGTACCCGATCGCGCGTCGGACCGGCAAGTCCCTGCTCTTCTACGCGATCCCGCTGTGCGCGGGACTCTCGGTCACCCACACCTTCATCCCCCCGACGCCCGGCCCGATCGCCACCGCCAGCATCCTGGGCGTCGACCTCGGGTGGATGATCCTGTTCGGCGTCATCGCCGGTCTGCCCGCGATGATCATCGCCGGACCCGTGTTCGGTCGCTGGATTTCCAAGCGACTCCACGTCGTACCGCCTGCCTCCGACGCTCCGGAGATGGATGCGTCCAAGCTCCCCAGCCTGACCGCCGTCATCGCGACCCTGCTGCTGCCCCTGGTCCTGATCCTCTCCTCGACCACAGCCGACCTCACGCTCGCCGAGGGCAGCAACATCCGCTCGGTGCTGATGTTCATCGGGCACCCGGTGATCGCGCTGATGATCACCACCCTCTTCACCCTCTGGTACTTCGGCACGCGTCGCGGGTTCAGCGCCCAGGAGCTGCAGGACCTGAGCACCAAGGCACTCGCTCCGGCGGGTGTGATCATCCTGATCACCGGCGCCGGTGGGGTCTTCGGTGGCGTGCTGGTAGCGGCCGGGGTCGGCGACGTGATCGCCGAGCAGATGTCGGCGTGGTCGATCCCGCTGATCCTGTTCGGGTTCCTGATCGCCCTGCTGATGCGGATCGCCCAGGGCTCGGGCACCGTCGCGATGATCACCGGCGCCACCTTCACCGCGCCGGTCGCGGAAAACCTCGGAGCCTCGCAGCCCCTGCTGGCGCTGACCGCGATCTCCATCGCTTCCGGGGCCGCGGCCGCCTCACACGTCAACGACACTGGCTTCTGGATGGCGAACCGTTACCTCGGGATGAGCGTCGCAGACACCCTCAAGTCGTGGACGGTGATGAAGACCATCGTCGGCGTTGTAGGCGTCAGCATGTGCCTGCTGATGAGCCTGTTCGTCTGA
- the aat gene encoding leucyl/phenylalanyl-tRNA--protein transferase, which produces MTPVEPPPSRWELPTGEQMAALPDGAGDLVAIGADLEPGTLLAAYRRGLFPMPEDRRSIGWWSPVRRGVLPLERLKVSRSLRRSARDFEIRVDTAFAAVMEGCADPTRPMGWIDDRIKDAYTALHRLGWAHSVETWREGRLVGGLYGVAIGGLFAGESMFHVERDASKVALVGLVDLLAADEAGSQGRRLIDVQWSTPHLATLGVIERTRASYLAGLPELVAAPHVIW; this is translated from the coding sequence GTGACCCCGGTCGAGCCGCCACCGAGTCGTTGGGAGCTGCCGACCGGCGAACAGATGGCGGCGCTGCCCGACGGTGCCGGCGACCTGGTCGCGATCGGCGCCGACCTGGAGCCGGGCACGCTGCTGGCCGCCTACCGCCGCGGCCTGTTCCCGATGCCGGAGGACCGGCGCAGCATCGGGTGGTGGAGCCCGGTGCGGCGGGGTGTGTTGCCGTTGGAGCGGCTCAAGGTGTCCCGGTCGCTGCGGCGCTCGGCGCGGGACTTCGAGATCCGGGTGGACACCGCGTTCGCCGCCGTGATGGAGGGCTGCGCCGACCCAACCCGACCGATGGGCTGGATCGACGACCGGATCAAGGACGCCTACACCGCGCTGCACCGCCTCGGCTGGGCGCACTCGGTGGAGACCTGGCGCGAGGGCCGCCTGGTCGGCGGGCTGTACGGCGTCGCGATCGGGGGACTGTTCGCGGGAGAGTCGATGTTCCACGTCGAGCGGGACGCCTCGAAGGTCGCGCTGGTCGGTCTGGTCGACCTGCTCGCTGCGGACGAGGCGGGGTCGCAGGGCCGCCGGCTGATCGACGTGCAGTGGTCCACCCCGCACCTCGCGACGCTGGGCGTGATCGAGCGGACCCGGGCGTCGTACCTGGCCGGGCTGCCGGAGCTGGTGGCGGCACCGCACGTCATCTGGTGA
- a CDS encoding EcsC family protein — translation MASRMKKGLAAQAARQLAPRVTTLAPGLTETFVREALLRAIHGVGPLPPAADAAEEQLREQHGDRDKAVREVIENHVFYASVEGLLTNLGGLVTATLVAPANIVGLTVIQSRMVAGIVHLRGYDLAEPRVRNAIMVSLLGEETVGKLIAAGKVPAPPMALATAPAHDPQLDRVVSGVLAGELVGRVIGKRMATTVGRRVPLVGGAVGMATDGISTWQVGRYAAREFLVRPGVRVSPVSR, via the coding sequence ATGGCCAGCCGGATGAAGAAGGGCCTCGCCGCCCAGGCCGCGCGACAGCTCGCGCCGCGGGTGACGACGCTCGCGCCCGGACTGACCGAGACCTTCGTCCGCGAGGCGCTGCTCCGGGCGATCCACGGAGTCGGCCCCCTGCCGCCCGCCGCGGATGCGGCCGAGGAGCAGTTGCGCGAGCAGCACGGCGACCGGGACAAGGCGGTCCGCGAGGTCATCGAGAACCACGTCTTCTACGCCAGCGTCGAAGGGCTACTGACCAACCTCGGCGGCCTGGTCACCGCCACCCTCGTCGCCCCCGCGAACATCGTCGGACTCACCGTGATCCAGTCCCGGATGGTGGCCGGCATCGTGCACCTGCGCGGCTACGACCTGGCCGAGCCGCGGGTCCGCAACGCGATCATGGTCTCCCTGCTCGGCGAGGAGACCGTCGGCAAGCTGATCGCGGCGGGCAAGGTGCCCGCGCCGCCGATGGCCCTGGCCACCGCCCCCGCCCACGACCCCCAGCTGGACCGGGTTGTCTCCGGGGTGCTCGCCGGCGAGCTGGTCGGCCGGGTGATCGGCAAGCGGATGGCCACCACCGTCGGGCGACGGGTGCCGCTGGTCGGCGGTGCGGTCGGGATGGCCACCGACGGGATCAGCACGTGGCAGGTGGGGCGGTATGCGGCGCGGGAGTTCCTGGTGCGGCCGGGGGTGCGGGTTTCACCGGTCAGCCGGTGA
- a CDS encoding hydroxymethylglutaryl-CoA lyase, whose translation MSRDLPMVIGEPGLPERVTIYEVGPRDGLQNEKAVVPTEVKATFVRRLLAAGLPIVEATSFVHPRWVPQLADAADLMRGLVADLGDAARELPVLVPNERGLERSAELGLRHVAVFASATEAFAAKNLNRTLLTQFEMFTPTMAKAIDLGMTVRGYVSMCFGDPWEGPVPVDQVVAVGTRLLDLGADQLSLGDTIGVATAGHVRELIGAFGDAGVGPERLALHFHDTYGQALTNVHAGLQGGVTTYDASAGGLGGCPYAKSATGNLATEDLVWFLTGLGIEHGVDLEAVVETSGWMADQLGRPSPSAVVRALGGDSR comes from the coding sequence ATGAGCCGAGACCTGCCGATGGTGATCGGGGAGCCCGGACTCCCCGAACGCGTGACGATCTACGAGGTGGGCCCCCGCGACGGTCTGCAGAACGAGAAGGCGGTCGTCCCGACGGAGGTCAAGGCGACCTTCGTACGACGCCTGCTGGCCGCGGGCCTCCCGATCGTCGAGGCGACCAGCTTCGTGCACCCGCGGTGGGTGCCCCAGCTGGCCGACGCCGCCGACCTGATGCGCGGCCTCGTCGCCGACCTCGGCGACGCCGCCCGCGAACTGCCGGTGCTGGTGCCCAACGAACGGGGACTCGAGCGGTCGGCCGAGCTCGGGCTGCGCCACGTCGCGGTCTTCGCCTCCGCCACCGAGGCGTTCGCGGCGAAGAACCTCAACCGCACGCTGCTGACCCAGTTCGAGATGTTCACCCCGACGATGGCGAAGGCGATCGACCTCGGGATGACGGTGCGCGGCTACGTGTCGATGTGCTTCGGCGACCCGTGGGAGGGGCCGGTGCCGGTCGACCAGGTGGTCGCGGTCGGCACCCGCCTGCTCGACCTCGGGGCCGACCAGCTCAGCCTCGGCGACACGATCGGCGTCGCCACGGCCGGACACGTCCGGGAGCTGATCGGCGCCTTCGGCGACGCTGGCGTCGGCCCGGAGCGGTTGGCGCTGCACTTCCACGACACCTACGGGCAGGCCCTGACCAACGTGCACGCGGGGTTGCAGGGCGGGGTGACGACGTACGACGCCTCGGCGGGTGGGCTCGGAGGCTGCCCGTATGCGAAGAGCGCCACGGGCAACCTGGCCACCGAGGACCTGGTGTGGTTCCTCACCGGGCTGGGCATCGAGCACGGCGTCGACCTCGAGGCGGTGGTGGAGACCAGCGGCTGGATGGCCGACCAGCTCGGCCGGCCGAGCCCGTCGGCGGTCGTCCGGGCCCTGGGTGGCGACAGTCGCTGA
- a CDS encoding acetyl/propionyl/methylcrotonyl-CoA carboxylase subunit alpha has translation MSITTVLVANRGEIALRVFRTCERVGLPGVAIHTREDEGAPHTRVGETESVRVSSYLDIDAIIDAALSSGADAIHPGYGFLSENAAFARAVIDAGLTWIGPSPAVIERMGRKDAARELAVAAGVPVVPSYGLDDDPETFAYPVLVKAAAGGGGKGMRVVRSAAELPEAVAAAKREASKAFGDDTMLIEKYVESGRHIEVQVMGDAHGTVLHFGERDCSPQRRHQKVLEEAPAPTLDEDTRARIHAAAVDLAASVGYTGAGTVEFLLDNATGDFYFLEMNTRLQVEHPVTEAVTGVDLVALQLNVALGDPLPLTQADVRIKGHAIEARIYAEDSFAGFLPQAGTATHVTWPAGARVDQALESGQVVTTAYDPMLGKIIARGADRAEAVERLLEALDGTAIFGLTTNTGFLRALVDSTEFRDAAIDTAWLDRNVVPEPSDEGARVLAGIVLNAVLDTAPRGPWQPDGFRMGGPRGPLVEHGRPLGADGWQTGADATATGVQRVGHVGVGDGFVLRGRHGSEVVHRGQRFVLDEPALSDEGGASGDGTVVSPMPGTVLDVRVAEGETVSAGQVLGVVEAMKMELALEAPADGTVTAVTAAVGDQVALGATLFVVESA, from the coding sequence ATGTCCATCACCACGGTCCTGGTGGCCAACCGCGGCGAGATCGCGCTGCGCGTCTTCCGCACCTGCGAGCGGGTGGGCCTGCCCGGCGTCGCGATCCACACCCGCGAGGACGAGGGCGCGCCGCACACCCGGGTGGGGGAGACCGAGTCGGTCCGGGTGTCGTCGTACCTCGACATCGACGCGATCATCGACGCCGCGCTCTCCTCGGGCGCCGACGCCATCCACCCCGGCTACGGGTTCCTCTCGGAGAACGCCGCCTTCGCCCGCGCCGTGATCGACGCCGGGCTCACCTGGATCGGCCCCTCGCCCGCGGTGATCGAGCGGATGGGACGCAAGGACGCCGCCCGCGAGCTGGCGGTCGCCGCCGGGGTGCCGGTGGTGCCGTCGTACGGTCTCGACGACGACCCGGAGACCTTCGCCTACCCGGTGCTGGTCAAGGCCGCCGCCGGCGGTGGTGGCAAGGGGATGCGGGTGGTGCGCTCGGCCGCCGAGCTGCCCGAGGCGGTCGCCGCGGCGAAGCGGGAGGCGTCGAAGGCGTTCGGTGACGACACGATGCTGATCGAGAAGTACGTCGAGTCCGGCCGCCACATCGAGGTCCAGGTGATGGGCGACGCGCACGGCACGGTGCTGCACTTCGGGGAGCGGGACTGCTCGCCGCAGCGGCGGCACCAGAAGGTGCTGGAGGAGGCTCCGGCCCCCACGCTCGACGAGGACACCCGGGCCCGGATCCATGCGGCGGCGGTCGACCTGGCCGCCTCCGTCGGCTACACCGGAGCGGGCACGGTGGAGTTCCTGCTGGACAACGCGACGGGCGACTTCTACTTCCTGGAGATGAACACCCGGCTGCAGGTCGAGCACCCGGTCACCGAAGCGGTCACCGGCGTGGACCTGGTGGCGCTGCAGCTCAACGTCGCGCTGGGCGACCCGCTGCCCCTGACCCAGGCGGACGTGCGGATCAAGGGACACGCGATCGAGGCGCGGATCTACGCCGAGGACTCCTTCGCCGGCTTCCTGCCGCAGGCCGGCACCGCCACCCACGTCACCTGGCCCGCGGGGGCCCGGGTGGATCAGGCGCTGGAGAGCGGCCAGGTGGTCACCACGGCCTACGACCCGATGCTCGGCAAGATCATCGCCCGCGGAGCCGACCGTGCCGAGGCGGTCGAGCGGCTGCTGGAGGCGCTCGACGGCACCGCGATCTTCGGGTTGACCACCAACACCGGCTTCCTCCGGGCGCTGGTCGACTCGACGGAGTTCCGCGACGCCGCGATCGACACCGCGTGGCTGGACCGCAACGTCGTACCGGAGCCGAGCGACGAGGGCGCCCGGGTGCTCGCCGGGATCGTGCTGAACGCGGTGCTGGACACGGCGCCCCGCGGCCCCTGGCAGCCCGACGGGTTCCGGATGGGTGGCCCACGCGGCCCCTTGGTCGAGCACGGCCGGCCCCTGGGGGCCGATGGCTGGCAGACCGGGGCCGACGCGACGGCGACCGGCGTGCAGCGGGTCGGCCACGTCGGCGTCGGTGACGGCTTCGTGCTGCGCGGACGCCACGGCAGCGAGGTGGTGCACCGGGGTCAGCGGTTCGTCCTCGACGAGCCGGCGCTCAGCGACGAGGGCGGCGCGTCCGGGGACGGCACGGTGGTCTCACCGATGCCCGGCACGGTGCTCGACGTCCGCGTCGCCGAGGGGGAGACGGTCAGCGCGGGTCAGGTGCTCGGCGTGGTCGAGGCGATGAAGATGGAGCTGGCGCTGGAGGCCCCCGCCGACGGCACCGTCACCGCGGTCACCGCCGCGGTCGGTGACCAGGTGGCCCTCGGTGCCACCCTGTTCGTGGTGGAGTCGGCGTGA